The Streptococcus iniae genome contains the following window.
GAAAACCACTACGGTTACTATGTTCGTTGATTTCAATTAAAGCTTTCTCTGCACCTGCAATGATGTCATCTGATTCAGAGGCACCTTCATAAGCTAGATTTACAGTCTCTGTCAACCTGGAAATAATATCACGCAACATTGCTTTTTCAGCCACAATTTTTGCATAATATTCAGCATTGGCACTTGTTGGTACACTGTTTACTAATTCAACAATATAAGCCAAACCACCAATATTTTGCAGATCACCTTGGTCGTCAAGAATGGTTCTTACAGTAGTCGCATCAATTGCATCATTGCGATCACTTAGTGTAATCATTGCCCGAAAAATAATTTTATGAGAATACTTATAAAAATCGTCTGGACTGATAAATTCTCGAACCGTAATCAGCTTATCAGGCGAAATAAATATCGATCCTAAAACAGATTGCTCTGCCAATAAATCCTGAGGTTGAACCCTTAACTCTGGTGCTTCAGACAATTTTTACACCTCCATTTCTTAACATATTAATTAGGCTTCTTCAATTTTTAATTTAATTTCTGCTTTAACTTCTTTATGTAATTTTACTGGAACTTCAATCAAACCAATTGCACGAATAGGATGGTCTAAAATAATATGTCTCTTATCCACTACAATATTGTATTGTTTTTTTAATTCTTCAGAAATTTTCTTAGCTGTTATTGAGCCAAAAGTACGTCCATCTGGACCAACTTTTTCGGTAAAGGTAACTAAGGTTTTTTCATCTTCTAAAGAAAGTTTAGTTGCTTTAGCATCTGCTAAAATTTCCGCTTGTGCTTTTTCTTCAGCCTTTTGTTTTCCTTTTAATTCACCAATTGCTTGATTATTTGCTTCCTTAGCAAGATTTTTCTTCAAAAGAAAGTTTTGAGCGTAACCTGTTGGTACCTCTTTCACTTCACCTTTTTTACCTTTGCCTTTAACATCTTGTAAAAATATTACTTTCATTAATCCACCTCATTTGCTTCTTTTAATGTTGTTTCAATAGTTTCAATCAACATGGTTTTCACCTGATTAAAATCTTCCCCTTCAATCTGACATGCTGCCTGATTAAAGTGACCTCCTCCACCAAGTTTTTCCATAATCCTTTGAACATTAATTTTACTTCGACTACGGGCTGAAACCACAATTTTGTTTTGTCTTGTTTTTACTACAGCAAAACTAGCTTCTGTCCCTGCCATTGATAACATTGTATCAGCAGCCTTACTTGCAATAACATTAGTATAGGAAGAGCCATCTACTCCTGTTGCAACAATCACACTGTCTAAAATGCGCTCTCCTCGGAGAATAATCTCATTGATTTTCTTATACTCATCAAAATCTGTCGCTGCAATTTGTTGAATTTCAACACTATCACTTCCTTTATTACGTAAGTAACTTGCTACGTCAAAGGTACGACTAGTCACGCGTGTTGAAAAATTTTTAGTGTCTAGCATAATTCCAGCCATCAGAATACTGGCTTGAATCTTACTAAGTCTTTTCTTATCATTTTGAAACTGAATAAGCTCAGTTACTAATTCAGCAGCACTACTTGCACCACTTTCGATAAAGGTTAAGACAGCATTTTCTGGGAAATCATCATCACGTCGATGATGATCAACAATAATGACATCTGTGAAAAGATTGTAGAAGTCTTGTGACAAAGTCAAGCTTGTTTTAGAATGATCAACCATGACTAATAAAGATTGTGGCGTTACAAGTCTCATTGCTTGATTGACACTAATAAAACGAGTTTTCCCGTCGGCTTGTAGCCGTTCAAGTGCTCGTTCAATATCTGCTCCTAAATCTTCTGGATCGTAAACAGCAAAACTATTTTCAATAATATTACTTGCAAAAAATTGCATTCCAACAGCTGAACCTAAAGCATCCATATCAAGTTTTCGATGTCCCATGACAAAGACATTGTCAACCGTTTTGATACGGTCTGAGATTGCTGTCATCATTGCTCTTGTTCGAGTTCTTGAACGTTTTACAGTCGAAACTGATCCACCTCCAAAATAAATTGGCATTTTACTGTCATCATTTTCACGAATAACAATTTGGTCACCCCCACGAACAAGTGCAATATTGAGATTTTCCAGTGCAACTTGTCCAATTTCATTGTGGTTGTTTTGCCCAAAAGAAATCCCCATACTTAGCGTTAAGCGCAATTGCTTTTCAGAAGCTTCTTTTCGGAAAACTTCAAGGATGGCAAATTTATCATCCATTAACTCTTTTAAATTATGGTAATCTGTAAAGAAGTAGTAACGATCCATGTTGACACGCCTGTAAAAAATGTGTCGTTTTTCCATGAAATCTGCAATAAAATTTGCCACAAAACTGTTAATCTTAGAAATATCTGCATCCGTTAAATTATCCGTTATTTCATCATAATTATCAATTGAAATAACACCAACAACAGGGCGTAACATGCTAGCATCTATGGTCTGTCTATTTCCAATAAAGGCATCAAAGAAATAAAAAATTCCTGATGTATCGTCAAGATAAGATGTATAGCGATTTCCCAAGACTTCAAAAGTTTGAGAAATATTACCTTTACGCTTTTCAATTAGAATATCTCTGATAAGTGCATCTTCTAACACTCCAGCTTCATTAGTAAATATTAATTCTGCATATGGATTATACCATTCAACCGTATTGGTTTCAGTATCAAATTGAATAACACCAACTGGCATTTTATCTAAAAGTGTCTTTAGATTACCCTCAGTTTTTTCATTCAATAATTCAATATGGTCCATACCAGATAGTTCATAAACCTCTTTTTGATACCAGAGAAGGGCAATTACAAATAAAAGTACAAGAAAAATAGCTGATATAATCAACGTTTTTGATTGCATGATACTAACACATAGAGCTAGTAACCCAAATAAAATTAAACCCATCATTATTAAATGAATGGTTTCAAAACGAAATCTTTTCATCCTTTAACCTCTTAAGCAATAATTATACCATAAAACAGCCCTGAAATACAGAGCTGTGTGAGTCTATAGAGGTTACAATTTCATGACTGATTATGACCTGCGACGAGCCTTGCCATTACCTTCAAGATAAACCATCAAAATTGAGATATCTGCAGGATTTACCCCTGAAATTCGGCTGGCTTGCCCAATGGTTTCTGGTTGAATTTTCTTAAATTTTTGTCTCGCTTCCGTCGCAATGGAGTCAATAGCATCCCAATCAATCGTTTTTGGAATGCGTTTTTCTTCCATTCGCTTCATTTTAGCTACTTGATCAAGAGCCTTATTGATATATCCTTCATACTTAATTTCTGTTTCCAACAATTCAATCACCTTTGAATCAAGGTTTTCTGCTGCAGGTCCCACAAATGAAATTGCTGTTTTATAATCAATTTCTGGGCGACGCATAAATTCTTTAGCCGTCATTGCATCAGTTAATGCTTTAAACCCAAGAGATTGCACACGCTCATTTGTCTCTTTAACAGGTTTTAATTTGATACTATCAAGACGTTTTAATTCATTTTCAAATTGATTTTTCTTAATTTGGAACAGCTGCCAACGATCATCCTCAACTAAGCCAATTTCACGACCAATTTCGGTCAGCCTCATATCAGCATTATCATGTCGTAAAATAAGTCTGTATTCTGCACGTGATGTTAACAAACGATATGGTTCTAAAGTTCCTTTTGTTACCAAATCATCAATCATAACACCAATGTAAGCATCGCTACGATCTAAAATAAGTTCTGGTTTTTCTTGAACCTTTAAAGCAGCATTAATACCAGCAATAAGCCCCTGACCTGCGGCTTCTTCATAGCCCGAAGTACCATTCGTTTGACCTGCTGTAAAGAGTCCTGAAATCATTTTTGTTTCCAGAGTTGCACGTAATTGATGTGGCAAAACAATATCGTATTCGATAGCATAGCCTGTACGCATCATCTCAGCATTTTCCAAACCTTTAATAGAGTGAAGTAACTCTTTTTGAACATCCTCGGGTAAACTTGTTGATAAGCCTTGAACGTAAACCTCTTCAGTATTGCGACCTTCTGGTTCTAAAAACAATTGATGTCTTTCTTTATCAGCAAAGCGAACAATCTTGTCCTCAATTGATGGACAATAACGAGGACCAACTCCTTTTACAATACCAGAAAACATCGGAGCTCTATAAAGATTCTTGTTAATAATGTCATGACTCTCATGATTCGTGTAAGTTAACCAACAAGGAACCTGATCTTGTAAATAATCGTCGTCTTTAGACATGTATGAAAAATGATTAGGTCTCTCGTCTCCCGGCTGAATCTCAGTTTCATCATAGTTAATTGACGATGCCTTTACACGAGGCGGGGTTCCAGTTTTAAAACGCCCAATTTCTAAACCATGTTTTTTTAGATTATCTGCCAACGTAATAGATGCTAAACTATTATTTGGCCCCGCCGAATACTTCAATTCCCCTAAAATGATCTCACCGCGAAGAGCCGTTCCAGTTGTAATAACGACTGCTTTTGATGAAAATTTTTGCCCTGTAGCTGTTAACACACCAACAACTTTACCATCTTCTATCAAAACATCATCTATCATTGCTTGGCGTAAAGTCAAGTTTTCTTGTTTTTCAACAGTATGCTTCATTTCCTGAGCATAAAGTGACTTGTCAGCTTGAGCACGCAAGGCTCTAACAGCTGGCCCCTTACCTGTATTAAGCATTTTCATCTGGATATAGGTTTTATCAATATTTTTGCCCATTTCCCCACCAAGAGCGTCGATCTCACGAACAACAATTCCCTTAGCAGAACCTCCAATTGAAGGATTACATGGCATAAAAGCAAGCATATCCATATTAATCGTTGCAAGTAAGGTTTTACAGCCCATACGACTTGCAGCTAAACTTGCTTCAACTCCAGCATGCCCAGCTCCAACAACGATAACATCGTAAGCCTCAGTGAAATTATGAATCATTCTCTTCTTCCTCTTTTTTATATCTTATTTATTAACAATATGAACAAGATGACCTGGCCAATTGAGAATTCCTGTTTGTAAACATTCAGGCACGAGATTAATCTTAGTCAACTGATCCAAATCAACCCACTCACAAGCCTGCAATCTTCCATTTTCAACCATTTCGAGTCTTGGTTCGGACAAAAGTTTTACAAAATAATGAAATTCAATATTATGCCAAAATTGCTGTCCCGAACAGAAATGGTTCTCAATAACAAATGCAAGTTCACCAACTTCAATTTCAGCTCCAATTTCCTCAAACGTTTCACGTGAAACAGTATCTATAGTCTTTTCACCAATTAAGCTAGCACCACCAATTGTATAATAACATTCCCTGTCATCTTTTGTAAGAAGAATCTGATTATTTTTTATTATCAATGCACTAGCTCTTAAGCTAAAAGTTTGGTTATTTTGAGTGTGTCTAAAATCTCCTGATAATACCATTAAAAACCTCATTAATCATCGAAAAAATAGCCAAAACTCTCGAAAATTGCAAGTCAAAAAGACCTACAATTTCCATGAGCTTTGACCATCATCGTTATTGTTGTATTCATTTTATCAAATAGTGATTTTTTGTCAATGAAGAACTTCTAAATCATTGTCAATTTTTTTACAAACTTGTAAACATGCCTGTAAACTTAGATATACTGACAGGCTTTTCCGTCCTTATAAGCCATATCTATCATACCACCACCCAAACATTCATCACCGTCATAAAAAACAACTGCTTGACCTGGTGTTATTGCTCGCTGTGGTTCCGCAAAAATAACTTCTGCCTTATCCCCTTTAACTTTTACTGTTACAGCAGAATCTGGTTGACGATAACGGAATTTAGCTGTACATTCAAGTGTAAACTCTTCCGGAGTCTCAGTTGTAAAGTGAATGACAGATGCATCAAGGCTTGTTGACATTAACGATTCATGGTAAAAACCCTGTCCGACATACAAAATGTTTTGAGATAAATCCTTACCAACAACAAACCATGGTTGATTGTCCCCACCATGTTGACCACCAATCCCAAGGCCACCCCGCTGACCAATAGTGTAATACATTAATCCAGCATGTTCACCCATATCACGACCATCAACAGTCATCATGCGACCTTTTTGTGCCGGTAAATATTGGCTTAAAAATTGTTTAAAATTCTTTTCACCAATAAAACAAATACCTGTTGAATCTTTTTTCTTTGCAGTAGCTAATCCAGCTTCCTCAGCAATTTTTCTAACTTCAGATTTCTCTAGGTGTCCTAGAGGAAATAAGGTTTTTTGTAACTGCTCTTGTGATAATTGACTTAAAAAATAAGTTTGATCTTTCCCATTATCAACGCCTCTTAGCATGTGAACTGTTCCATTCTGATCACGTTTAACCTGAGCATAATGTCCAGTAGCTACATAATCTGCGCCTAATGTCATAGCATAATCTAAAAAGGCTTTAAATTTAATTTCTTTATTGCACATAACATCTGGATTGGGCGTTCTCCCAGCTCTATACTCAGCCAAGAAATATTCAAAAACCCTGTCCCAATATTCTTTTTCGAAATTAACCGAATAGTAAGGAATACCAATTTGATCAGCTACTGCTGCAACATCCTTATAATCTTCTGTAGCCGTACAGACACCAAATTCATCTGTATCATCCCAATTCTTCATAAAGACGCCAACCACATCGTAACCTTGCTCTTTTAACAAAAGAGCTGTTACAGATGAATCAACACCTCCACTCATTCCGACGACAACACGTGTCTTTGAGTTATCTTTCATAAAATTCTCCCATCTTTCGTTTAACGTACGATTTGAAGGTCGTCGTTTTCAAAAGTCGATTTGAAGGTCGATTTTGAAGCGCTAATTACGCAAAGACTATTATAACAGTAATTGATACTATTTCCAAGATTTCTACTTGATTAAATATAGAAATTATTTTTCATTCTGATATAATGAAGTTAAAGTATAAAGATATCGGAGTTCATATGAAAACACAAAAATTTCAATCCGTTTTTGATATTATAGGACCAGTTATGATTGGCCCATCAAGTAGTCATACTGCTGGCGCTGTCAGAATTGGAAAGGTTGTTCATTCTATCTTTGGTCAAATCCCAGATCAAGTAACCTTTCATCTTTATAATTCATTTGCCAAGACCTACCAAGGACACGGAACTGATAAAGCTTTAGTAGCTGGTATTATGGGAATGGACACTGACAATCCTGAAATCAAAAATTCCTTAGAGATTGCTCACCAAAAAGGAATAAAAATCTATTGGGAAATTTTAAAGGATAGTAATGCTCCACATCCAAACACTGTCAAGATTACAGTCAAGAAGGAAGATAAAGTAATGAGTATTACTGGAGTTTCTATTGGTGGAGGAAATATTCAAGTAACAGAACTTAATGGTTTTTCAGTCTCCCTATCAATGAATACACCAACCATTATTATTGTACATCAAGATATCCCAGGCATGATTGCTAAAGTAACAGATATCCTTTCAGAATACAATATCAATATTGCTCAAATGAACGTTACTCGTGAATGTGCTGGTGAAAAAGCTATCATGATTATTGAAGTTGACAGCAGAGATTGTCAAGAAGCTGTCAATCGGATTGAGAGCATCCCTCACTTATTCAACGTCAACTTCTTTGACTAGAAAGAGAATTTATGTTTTTTACAATTGAAGAACTTGTCAAACAAGCCCATGACAATTACAATGATAATGTAGCTGAGTTGATGATTGCAACTGAAATCGAAATGACTGGTAGAACACGTGAAGAAATTATTTCTATAATGCAACGTAATTTACAGGTTATGAAAGAATCAGTTGTCAATGGACTAAGCCCTTCAAAATCTATCAGTGGACTCACCGGTGGTGATGCTTTAAAAATGGATAATTATATAAAAACTGGTAAGACATTAGCAGATAAAACAATTTTAACTGCCGTTCGAAATGCAATGGCTGTTAACGAATTAAATGCAAAAATGGGCTTAGTATGCGCAACACCAACTGCTGGAAGTGCCGGCTGTTTACCATCCGTTTTAGCAACAGCCATTGATAAATTACAATTGAAAGAAGAAGACCAAATTGACTTTCTCTTTACAGCAGGAGCCTTTGGTTTAGTAATAGGAAATAACGCTTCTATTTCTGGTGCTGAGGGAGGCTGTCAAGCTGAAGTTGGCTCTGCATCAGCAATGAGTGCTGCTGCACTTGTAAAGGCTGCTGGAGGAACTGCATATCAAGCTAGCCAAGCTGTCGCCTTTGTCATTAAAAATATGTTAGGATTGATTTGTGATCCAGTTGCTGGTCTAGTTGAAGTTCCCTGTGTCAAAAGAAATGCCCTAGGCTCAAGTTTTGCAATTGTAGCAGCTGATATGGCCCTTGCTGGAATCAAATCACAAATTCCAGTTGACGAAGTTATTGATGCAATGTATCAAGTTGGTTCTGCTCTTCCAACAGCTTTTCGTGAAACTGCTGAAGGTGGATTAGCAGCAACACCGACTGGACGTCAATATAGTAAAGATATATTCGGAGAATAATACAAGAATCATGTCAATTTCAAGTAAACATATCCTATTTGATTTAGATGGAACACTTGTTAATTCAAGTGAAGGAATCATTAATGCTTTTACTTATTCATTTTCTAAAATGAACACTGAAATTCCTGACAAACATTTATTAGCAAGCTTTATTGGA
Protein-coding sequences here:
- the rplI gene encoding 50S ribosomal protein L9, with the translated sequence MKVIFLQDVKGKGKKGEVKEVPTGYAQNFLLKKNLAKEANNQAIGELKGKQKAEEKAQAEILADAKATKLSLEDEKTLVTFTEKVGPDGRTFGSITAKKISEELKKQYNIVVDKRHIILDHPIRAIGLIEVPVKLHKEVKAEIKLKIEEA
- a CDS encoding DHH family phosphoesterase, with protein sequence MKRFRFETIHLIMMGLILFGLLALCVSIMQSKTLIISAIFLVLLFVIALLWYQKEVYELSGMDHIELLNEKTEGNLKTLLDKMPVGVIQFDTETNTVEWYNPYAELIFTNEAGVLEDALIRDILIEKRKGNISQTFEVLGNRYTSYLDDTSGIFYFFDAFIGNRQTIDASMLRPVVGVISIDNYDEITDNLTDADISKINSFVANFIADFMEKRHIFYRRVNMDRYYFFTDYHNLKELMDDKFAILEVFRKEASEKQLRLTLSMGISFGQNNHNEIGQVALENLNIALVRGGDQIVIRENDDSKMPIYFGGGSVSTVKRSRTRTRAMMTAISDRIKTVDNVFVMGHRKLDMDALGSAVGMQFFASNIIENSFAVYDPEDLGADIERALERLQADGKTRFISVNQAMRLVTPQSLLVMVDHSKTSLTLSQDFYNLFTDVIIVDHHRRDDDFPENAVLTFIESGASSAAELVTELIQFQNDKKRLSKIQASILMAGIMLDTKNFSTRVTSRTFDVASYLRNKGSDSVEIQQIAATDFDEYKKINEIILRGERILDSVIVATGVDGSSYTNVIASKAADTMLSMAGTEASFAVVKTRQNKIVVSARSRSKINVQRIMEKLGGGGHFNQAACQIEGEDFNQVKTMLIETIETTLKEANEVD
- the mnmG gene encoding tRNA uridine-5-carboxymethylaminomethyl(34) synthesis enzyme MnmG, yielding MIHNFTEAYDVIVVGAGHAGVEASLAASRMGCKTLLATINMDMLAFMPCNPSIGGSAKGIVVREIDALGGEMGKNIDKTYIQMKMLNTGKGPAVRALRAQADKSLYAQEMKHTVEKQENLTLRQAMIDDVLIEDGKVVGVLTATGQKFSSKAVVITTGTALRGEIILGELKYSAGPNNSLASITLADNLKKHGLEIGRFKTGTPPRVKASSINYDETEIQPGDERPNHFSYMSKDDDYLQDQVPCWLTYTNHESHDIINKNLYRAPMFSGIVKGVGPRYCPSIEDKIVRFADKERHQLFLEPEGRNTEEVYVQGLSTSLPEDVQKELLHSIKGLENAEMMRTGYAIEYDIVLPHQLRATLETKMISGLFTAGQTNGTSGYEEAAGQGLIAGINAALKVQEKPELILDRSDAYIGVMIDDLVTKGTLEPYRLLTSRAEYRLILRHDNADMRLTEIGREIGLVEDDRWQLFQIKKNQFENELKRLDSIKLKPVKETNERVQSLGFKALTDAMTAKEFMRRPEIDYKTAISFVGPAAENLDSKVIELLETEIKYEGYINKALDQVAKMKRMEEKRIPKTIDWDAIDSIATEARQKFKKIQPETIGQASRISGVNPADISILMVYLEGNGKARRRS
- a CDS encoding NUDIX hydrolase, whose amino-acid sequence is MVLSGDFRHTQNNQTFSLRASALIIKNNQILLTKDDRECYYTIGGASLIGEKTIDTVSRETFEEIGAEIEVGELAFVIENHFCSGQQFWHNIEFHYFVKLLSEPRLEMVENGRLQACEWVDLDQLTKINLVPECLQTGILNWPGHLVHIVNK
- the mnmA gene encoding tRNA 2-thiouridine(34) synthase MnmA, with product MKDNSKTRVVVGMSGGVDSSVTALLLKEQGYDVVGVFMKNWDDTDEFGVCTATEDYKDVAAVADQIGIPYYSVNFEKEYWDRVFEYFLAEYRAGRTPNPDVMCNKEIKFKAFLDYAMTLGADYVATGHYAQVKRDQNGTVHMLRGVDNGKDQTYFLSQLSQEQLQKTLFPLGHLEKSEVRKIAEEAGLATAKKKDSTGICFIGEKNFKQFLSQYLPAQKGRMMTVDGRDMGEHAGLMYYTIGQRGGLGIGGQHGGDNQPWFVVGKDLSQNILYVGQGFYHESLMSTSLDASVIHFTTETPEEFTLECTAKFRYRQPDSAVTVKVKGDKAEVIFAEPQRAITPGQAVVFYDGDECLGGGMIDMAYKDGKACQYI
- the sdaAB gene encoding L-serine ammonia-lyase, iron-sulfur-dependent subunit beta, which produces MKTQKFQSVFDIIGPVMIGPSSSHTAGAVRIGKVVHSIFGQIPDQVTFHLYNSFAKTYQGHGTDKALVAGIMGMDTDNPEIKNSLEIAHQKGIKIYWEILKDSNAPHPNTVKITVKKEDKVMSITGVSIGGGNIQVTELNGFSVSLSMNTPTIIIVHQDIPGMIAKVTDILSEYNINIAQMNVTRECAGEKAIMIIEVDSRDCQEAVNRIESIPHLFNVNFFD
- the sdaAA gene encoding L-serine ammonia-lyase, iron-sulfur-dependent, subunit alpha encodes the protein MFFTIEELVKQAHDNYNDNVAELMIATEIEMTGRTREEIISIMQRNLQVMKESVVNGLSPSKSISGLTGGDALKMDNYIKTGKTLADKTILTAVRNAMAVNELNAKMGLVCATPTAGSAGCLPSVLATAIDKLQLKEEDQIDFLFTAGAFGLVIGNNASISGAEGGCQAEVGSASAMSAAALVKAAGGTAYQASQAVAFVIKNMLGLICDPVAGLVEVPCVKRNALGSSFAIVAADMALAGIKSQIPVDEVIDAMYQVGSALPTAFRETAEGGLAATPTGRQYSKDIFGE